A segment of the Sphingobacterium oryzagri genome:
ATTTTTTTGTCGGTTCGATTAAATCGACGGATGGCGCTTGGGGAGAGTCAGCAAGGTAAATATGGGTGTTGTTTCCCAAGCTAAGAATTCTATTTAAAACCGTAGCTACCGAAAGTGTCCTGAATTTTGTGTGTTTTTTGAGCAATGCTTAATTGCCGTGTTGTTAAACTATAATTTTAATTTGTGTATTTTTTTAACTTTGTATGCGAAGGTGATTTCTTTAAAGTTTTTACGCTGTTCTGTTATATCGGCTTTAGATCGCTTACAAGAGGCAGTATAAATAAATTAACTATCCAAACGTCGTGTAATATGCAATATAAAATCAAGTCGCTAATTTTAACCACATTATTAGTTTTTTGTTTACAATGTTCCGTAGCGCAAGATGTTATCATCGTGGATTCGGTCAGGGTCGAACTATCTACTATAGTAACGGATAGTTTGGACTCCATAAACTATGCCTATGTGGAAAGTGCTAAACCGTCTAACAAAACACTGGTTTTTATTCAAGGATCAGGTTCTATTCCGTTGTTTTGTAAAACTGAAAATACGATAATTCCCATGTTGCCTTTGGAGTTAACTAAGATTGTCAAAAAATGGAATTTAAATCTAGTGCTGGTAGCGCCGCCTGGCGTCGAGTGTGTAGAAGATAGCTTAATTCTTGATCAAAACTATTATAAAACAGATGTCAACGGCTGGCCAATCATGAAATACCGTCAGGGCAACCGTCTGGATTTATACGTAAAAAGATACTTATCCGTGCTTGATCATCTTTCCGAATCCAATTCGAATAGGGAGTTTTATGTATTTGGACATTCGCAGGGGAGCAGGGTTGCAGCAGTTCTTGCTAATCAAAATTCAACGATTAAAAAGATCGCACTTGCGTCTGTTAATCCAATCAGCAGAAGTCATGAGGCAATATCAAAAATCAGATTACAGCACTTGTCGGGAGAAGTTACCTTTGAAAAGTCTCAAGCTTTGATCGAAAAAGAATACAAGAGAATGCGGGTTTTAAATAGAAAAGAGAACAAAAATCTAGAGGAATTATCCGAACTCTCTTATACCTATCCATCGCTTTTAGAGCATATTTTAATATTAAATCAGCCGTTGAGGTTTATTTACGGTAGTCATGACTTAGGTACGGTTATGGAAGCTGATAAAATCATGCTTAGTTTTATCGAGAAAGGTAAATCTAATTTATCCACGAAGGTGTATAATAATATGGAACATAATTTTTACGAGGGTGATAAGTATAATTGGGATCAGGTGTTTGAAGATACAATTAACTGGTTTTTTAATGAAAATTAGGTCTTATTATTCATTCTTTAAGTATATAATTGCCATCTCGTTTCTTACCATTTTTAATGGCAATAACAAAATTTTAAGCGCATAACGTCGCTAAGATCGCCGGTCAAAAGTTTAGCAGCTCGTAATACGAAGCTGCTAAACTTATTTGTCGAGCTTATTTCGGCAGTGCTAGCGCTCGCTGTTTTTAATTGTCTTTGGTGCTAAAGTGGGAGGCAGTACCCATTCCATCAGCTCTACCCAAAATAGAACTTGCGTAAGCTTCTACTTTATTATTTCGAAGATAATTCGCGAAGAAGCGTCAATAAAGCTTTGGCTGTTTCTTCCGACGAACCAGGGTTCTGTCCGGTGATCAAGTTCCCGTCTTGTACCACGTAACTTTTCCAGTCTTCACATTTGCTATATTTTCCGCCCAGATTTTGCAACTCGTCTTCAACCAAATATGGCACGACCTGCGTTAATTCAACCGCTTCTTCCTCCGTATTGGAAAATCCAGTTACCTTTTTGCCTGCAACGAATGCCGTGCCATCCGCATTTTTCACATAGCGAAGTACGCCAGGCGCATGACACACAGCCGCTACAGGCTTGCCATCTTGCCAAAAATGCTCGATAAGCTCGATAGAATGACGGTCATTGGTCAGGTCCCAAAGCGGCCCGTGTCCACCTGGATAAAATACCGCGTCGTAATCAGCGACATTTACCGTACTTAATTTCACGGTCTGCGCTAATTTTGCTTGTAATTCAGCATCCGAATCGAAACGTTTGGTCGCGTCTGTTTGAAAATCAGGTAATGCACTTTTCGGATCTATTGGCGGTTGGCCGCCCTTCGGTGAGGCGATCGTTACAGACACTCCCGAATCAGCCATCACGTAATATGGTGCAGCAAACTCTTCTATCCAAAATCCAGTTTTTAAACCAGTTTCACCCAATTCATCATGTGAAGTAAGTACAAAAAGTACGTTAAAAGTTTCATTTTTCATTTTTCTTTAATTTTGATGATATCACAAATTTGCGAATAACTGACGCCAATTATAGGTGATCTAGATCACATTCGTTTTGTCGTGCTATTTTTGTGATCCAGATCACGTAACTAGACACGTTGGAATCGGCTAAGCGTTTCTCGTGATACACCGAGGTATGCTGCGATAAGATGTTTAGGTACCAAATTATATAATGCAGGATATTGATACATGAGTTCTTCGTATCGACTTTGCGCATCATCGTTCAACAGCGATAATATGCGTTTTTGAAGGCTAACATATCCTCCGTTTGATCGCCACCGGAAAAAACGCTCCACATGATGTAGTTCTGTGCATATCTTTTCCCGGTCTTTATCGGCAAGACACAAAACTTCGGCATCGCTTACACAGTTTACATTAACGGTGGCCCGTTCATTTTTGTATAAAGCCTGATAGTCAGACGCCCACCAGGTTGTCATCGCAAACTGTAAGATATGCATCTTTTGCGCATCGTTAACCACATAAGTGGAGAGACAACCGCTAAGCACAAAATATTCATTCTCGACGATATCACCAATTTGAATGAGCTGCTCTTTCTTTTTAAAAGACAGGGGTTTAAAGTGAGCGAATATGTAGTCAAATTCCGCGTCTGAAAGCGAAACTTGCTGTTCCATATGTTTTCGCAAGATATCTTTGCCGTTCATTAATTACTTGATGTTACTTTTGATAGAAAACCTTCCCGTAATCTTATTTTAGTAAATATTAAACAACACTTCCTCGGTTGTTTGGCCATTAAAACGTATAAAAAAGGGGCGTTCTGTTCCCAAACCAGCGGATAGCAAGGTTTTAGGAATAAAGATAATAATTATCTGGAGTACGATGCGAAGTTATCGTGCTGAAACTTGTTACTTCAAAAGCCGTTCATTCCGCGGCAGAATGATGCGGCGCTTCTTTAAGCTATGTATGTTTCCACATTTGGCATCGGCATATAGCGCAAGCTTTATCGTGTATATAGCTTAGATCCCGTTATTTCTAAAGGTCCGAACAAGCAGTTTTGAGTTTCTGTGTTGAAGTTCTTTTCAACGAAACAAAATACGTTATCCCTTTTTTTTCGATGATGATTGCTTAACGCAATTTGGGACAGTTTTTCCGTCTTTTTTCTTGGTGCCTTCTTTTTTGTATCCAGACCAGCAAGGGTCTTTTTCTTTTTTATCTGCCATAACTTAATCAAACAATAATGGTGAACCAATCCACACATATTCCGGTCGTTGTTATCAATTACCATATCTTGCCATGCGAAAATGGTTCCGGACTCTTGGTTAGAACATGTTGACTAGCCATATGGTTCTGTTATATAGAAATATTATTATATTTAAACATTCCAATGAGGCTGTCCAAAAAGCTAATCGATTAACTTCAAAATGCGTCATTGCGAGGAAGTACGACGAAGCAATCTGCATTTTTATTTGATAAGATTGCGTCGTCGTTGTTCCTCCTTCTCGCCATGAGGAAATTTAATCACTTTTTAGACATGTTCATCAAGACCATTTAAAATCGATTTCACACCGGTTGATCGCCTCATTTTAGACGGTATACCAACAGTTTGTAACGATTTTTTTGCTAGATAATTCTACATTCTTAATGTAAATTTAACATGCACTGTTCACCCTAACTTGCCCGATTGTGTTAGTTTTGCGTCACTGAAAAGATATAATGGCAGCGATTACCGTGTTCGATAGATCAAAAATTTTGAAAAAAATTAGGCGGGGCGACCAAGCTAGTTTTGGGCTATTGTATGCTCAGTATTTTGATATGTTGGCTGGCGAAATCTTTTTCATCTTAAAAGATCGCACACGCACCGAAGAAGTTATTCAGGATGTATTTTGCAAGATCTGGCGAGACCGCGATAAACTGGAAACCATTTCAAATTTTGAAGGCTATTTGCGTGTACTCTCGCGCAACGGTGCACTCAACGTACTGAAATCGGATTTGCGCCGACGCAAAACCGAACAAAATTATTACCAGGAGCAGGTAAATATGTCTGTCGACTACCATGAAGTTGATCTGCAAAAAGAACATTACCGCTTGCTAGATCTGGCCATTGAAAAACTACCAGCGCAACAGAAAAAAGTATACCAATTGAGCCGATTTGAACGTATGAAATATGTAGAGATCGCGAAACAGCTTAATCTTTCTAAAGAATCGGTGAAATCTTATTTAAAAATTGCCACCGTAACCATAAAAAAGCATTTAGCCTACCACAAAGATTCCATAGTTTGCTTTATTTTTATTTTTCATAGTTTTTAATACCCCCTTTTTTTTTCGGTCGTTGTCATACATCAAAAAAAGACAACATTCAGCTAGGGAGGAAATTGAAAGAACAGCGTACAAAACAACTTTTTAGAAGATCTATCTCGCAAAAGCTTACAGAAAGCGAGATCGCTGAGCTGGATGTTCTACTGGCCGAACTTTCCGATGATATGCAGGAAAAACTATATTTTGAGGCTTGTGATGAAGCACTGGCAGCGAAAAATAGCGATGTTGTACCACCTTTTTCATACGAAGAAAAACAACGGATATTAGCCGAAATAGTCACTAAAAATACAAGCGACGTAAAATACCCTCGTCGCCGCGTATACAGGAAGTTTGTTCCCTATGTAGCAGCCTGTTTTGTTTTAGCGCTGACCGCTTTTTCGCTTTTCTTTCTTCCACGTCCATCCGAGGTTGTTAATTATGGAAGCTTACCATCAGCATCTACCGTGGCGGAAGATCTGGATCCAGGTCAGGAACGAGCCGTGTTAACCATGGAAGATGGCAGGTCGATCACACTAGATACGATCGCTGTAGGAAATCAGGTTAACGGTCTAGATTTTAAAATAGTTAGATTATCATCCGGCGAGCTGCAATACCAAACGTTTCAGACTACTCGTTTTCCACAAGAACACGTTATCCATACACCCAAAGGCGGAACCATCAACGTTATTTTACCAGATGGCTCAAAGGTTTGGTTAAATGCTGCGTCGTCCTTGACATTTAATTCAGATATGCAGTCGGCTGATCGTCGGGTGGAAGTAGATGGCGAAGTTTACTTCGAAGTGGCTAAGCGAAAAAAGCAGCGTTTTATCGTCAAAAGCCGAACAAGTGAAATTCAAGTGCTCGGTACCAAATTTAATGTCAATACCTATCAAGGCAACCAAACTAAGGTCGGTCTACTGGAAGGAAGTGTGCTCTTGAAAACAGCGAAAGTAACAAGACGCATGAAGCCTTCGGAGCTTGCGGTGATTCAAGCCAACGGCTATACTAAGACAACAAGCCTAACTAATATAAGCGATATCATTTTGTGGAAACAGGGAATTTTCCATTTTCAAGACACCAGTCCAGAGGTGCTTGCCAACGAATTATCACGTTGGTATAATATAGATGTAAGTGTACAGGGCAAGGAACTCGGACATCGGATTAACGGTAAAATAGCGCGGGATCTTAAACTCTCCAAGATGATGGAAGTACTTGATTTTTTAGGTTTGAGCGCAACTTATAAGGAGAATAAATTGATTATTAAAACCAAAAAAACATAGCCTATGCAATAGAAATTAGATCACGAAGGGGCGAAAATAACAGGAAGTGCTGGAACACTTCCTGCAGATAGATTTCGCAACTGTATTCAACGACTCAAACATCATCAATATTTACAGAACTAAAATCGAACTAAAATTATGGATTTTGATTTGAAAGTTTATTCAATAAATCGAAATAAACTTTATCGCCTATTCGGCATCATGGAGCTTGTTGTCACCATGCTGCTGCTCTCTCTTACGACCGTCACGGCCTCCACTTTTGCACAACGTATTTCTTTACATGAAAAAAGTGCCAATATCAAGACTCTTTTAGATAAAATTGAGCAACAGGTACCTTACCGCTTTGTATATGATAACGCGGAGATTGGTGACCTTTACGTAGAGAATGCTTTCTTAGAGTCCGCTTCTTTAAAAGAGTGCCTGGACTTGGTTTTGCGCAAACAAGGTTTGGATTACAAGATTATTGATGACTATATTGTTATCAAGAAAAACGACACGCCTGCTACATTAATTTTGAAGCCGCTACAAACCGTCGTTCGCGGTACAGTACGAGATGAATCGGGCCAACCTATTGAAGGTGTTACCGTATCAGTGAAAGGGCAGGCAGGACGTCAAACCAACACCGACGATGCTGGTGTTTTCTCGTTAGCGTTGGATTTGGGCAACACGACTTTACTATTTGAGCATATCGCGTATGCAGCCAAAGAGATTGAAACCAAAGGCCGTGCGCTGCTGGACGTGACGCTACAGTCACAAAATGGCGACATTGAAGAGGTGGTGGTCGTCGGCTATGGCACGCAGAAAAAAGCGAATTTGACGGGCGCAGTTAGTGCCATTTCTGGCGAAGAATTGGAAAGCCGGCCCATCGCGAATATCGGTCAAGGTTTGCAGGGACAAATGCCTGGACTTACGGTGCGCAGTACCGGAAACACAGCGCCTGGAAATCGCGCTCCACAGTTCCGCATCCGCGGTGTCGGCACGTGGGGCGATGCCAATCCGTTAATTGTGATTGATGGGATACCAGGAGGAAACTTAAATATCCTTAATCCCAATGATATTGAAAATATCTCCGTCCTCAAAGATGCGGCGTCGTCATCTATTTATGGTGTACGGGGCGCTAACGGCGTTATCATGGTAACCACAAAAAAGGGAACCTCAGGTAAGGCAAATATCAATTATAACAGCTACATCGGTTGGCAAACGCCGACGGCTTTGCCCGATTTTCTTGGTTCTGCAGACTACATGACGCTACAAAATGAAGCCAATGTAAACGCCGGACAAAACCCGACGTACGCGGAAGAGCAAATTGAAATTGCCCGTAATGGCTCAGACCCCAACTATTTCGCAAATACCGACTGGATTGCAGAAACGTATCGCCATAGTGCGCCGCAACAAAACCACAACCTAAGTTTAAACGGTGGAGCAGAGAACACGCAATATTATGCGTCTTATGGTTACCTGAACGAAGGCGGATTGGTTATTGGCGACAATTTTAAAGCGCATCGACACAATGCACGCTTACGTCTTAATACGCAACTGTTGGATCGTTTGCATGTGGATGGTAATTTAGGTTATGTCGATCGTTCTTACGATGGCAGTGCGAATGGTACGCAAGCACTGTCTGCAGCAACAAGTATTCGACCGTTGGTGCCTGTACGCTTTACTAACGGTAGCTGGGGATATCATGGCGGCCAAAGTAATCCAGTTGCGATAGCTACAGATGGCGGAAACAATACCTTCACCTCGCAGGAGATCACCGCTAATATCAGTACGACACTCAATCTTTTCAACGGATTTGATCTTAAAGGGCAATATGGATTAATAAAATACAATTCCAAAAGAACAACCCTGTTAAAAACGATCGATTACTACAGTCCCGACGATAATGAGCGTATCTACCAAACGAATTTCCCAAATAGGATTGAAATGGACCATTATTCAGGAACATATCAAACTTTTATCGGTACGGCAAACTATTTGCGCACGATTGCGGAAAAACATACGATAAAAGGTTTACTGGGCTACTCACTGGAAGAAAATGTGGGAAATGATTTCAGTGCATCACGTACCCATCTTCCGGTAGATCTTCCATCTTTAGCCATTGGTACAGAAAATCAACTGAACACGAGCGGAAGCGGGCAAAATGCCTTGATGTCTTTCTTCGGTCGAGTAAACTATGATTTCAACAACAAGTATTTGTTAGAAGGTAATTTCAGACGTGACGGATCGTCCCGCTTTCATCCCGACGTGCGTTGGAATTGGTTTGGCTCCTTTTCGGCTGGCTGGGTCTTTAGCGAAGAGCAGTTTTTTGAAGACATGAAATCGTTCTGGAATTTCGGAAAGATCCGCTTTTCTTACGGAACGCAGGGAAATGACAAGGTCGGCCGCGACCATCCTTTCATGGCTATACTTGCTTCTGCGCAGGTTAATTCTAATAATCCAATCGGCAATATAGGGCGTGTTGGTTTCCGGCAGAGCTTTATACCAAACGAATTGGTTACCTGGGAATCTTCCGAGAAGTTAAACGTTGGTCTCGATTTATCGTTTTTATCAAATCGTTTAAACGTTACGGCAGACTATTTTGTAAATTCTACTAATGATATCCTGTTAAACCCACCGTTGCCAGATGTCATTGGCGTTGGAACAGGCTACCCAGCACAAAATTCAGGATCATTAGAAAATAGAGGATGGGAGGTGATCTTGGGATGGCAAGATAACATTGGCGATTTTGGGTATCGCGCTAATTTCAATCTTTCGGACGTCCGTAATAAAGTAACAAAATTAGAAAACTTCGCAAATAACCTGGGCGATCAAGTGCGTTTGGAAGGTTATCCGTTGGATGCTTTCTACGGTTTTAAAGCAGATCGTATTGCGCAAGAAAGCGATTTCGATCTTGTCGACGGCCAATATGTACCGAAATTTCCTTACCAACGTGGTGATCTCGTTGGACCAGGAGATTTAATATATGTACCTACCGATCCTAACGCTACAGAAATAACGGTTGGCGCAGATAGACATGTTTTAGGTAGCGATATTCCACGATATACTTACGGTTTCCGTGGTGATTTATCCTATAAGAATCTCGACTTTAGTTTTTTCTTACAGGGTGTAGGCAAAGCAGACGGGTTTTTGACCGGAAATGCACGACATCCGTTTATCAACAATAGCGCTATGCCGCAAGACGTACACCTAGACCGATGGACGCCAGAAAATCCCGATGCGAGCTATCCTCGTTTCGTTTACATGCGTACACATAATACACGTCTATCATCCAAATGGATTGAAGATGCATCCTACCTTCGGTTAAAAAACGTCCAGTTGGGCTATACGTTTTCGCCGCAGTGGACATCAAAAATCCGTATAGACAAATTACGTATCTATGCGTCGGCAGATAATTTATTCACAAAAACAGACTTCTTCTATGGCTATGACCCTGAAGTCCCTACCGGAAATTCCGGCGGTTATTATCCGCAAGTGAAAACCTATGTTATCGGATTGAATATCAATTTAAAATAGCACATCATGACAATTCCATATAAAAAATACAGCAGGCTAGCCATTCTTTTAATCGGCGTAGGCCTTTTATCTTCCTGCAGCGATTTCCTGGATCGCGTTCCGCAAGATGAGATTGTGAACGAAACCTATTGGAAAACACAGGAACATTTGGAAATGGCCGCGACGGGTATATACTCGCGTGTCAAAGCGAAAAACGTCGTGGACATGGAAAACCTGGCGGAAAATACGATGTGGCCGTCTACTAATCAGTATAAAGATATCGGATCAGGCGTTTTTCCTGTTACACAACCAACAGTAAATAGCGAATGGGCAAATATGTATCGCGACATCCGCGAGTGTAATGCTTTTTTAGAAAACTACCAAGGCGCTACGGAAACAGATCCGGGTGCAAAAGAAAGATTGGCCGCAGAGGTGCGCGTAATCCGTGCTCTTGCCTACAGCTTTCTGACTTCGTTTTACGGTGATATACCCTTAATTACCAAATCGTTAAATCCGGACGATCCGGAGTTGTATGCTGGGCGCGATCCGCAGAGCCAGGTTGTCGACTTCTTATTACAGGAGCTTGATGCTGCCGCCGCCGTATTGCCCGCAGCTATTCCAACCGGCGAAAATCTGGGCCGCGTGAGTCGAGGCACAGCTTTAGCTTTGAAATCCCGGATCGCGCTGACCCACGGTCGTTTTGAGCTAGCCGAGCAGGCGGCGAAAGCGGTGATGGACCTGGGCGTGTACGAACTGTATACAAATGGTGATCCGAAAACCGCCTATTGGGAGCTTTTTACGCGCGCCGGTAAATTATCAGCGGGTAGAAATAAAGAAACTATTTTTGCGAGACTGCACTTGGCTGATGTCATTATGCACAATCTGAGTCGCGAAATACAGGTGCCCGATCAGTTTGCGCGGTTTGTGCCCACACGTTCGCTGGTCGAGTCTTATCTGTGCGCTGATGGATTGCCTATCGAAAAATCTCCGCTGTATAGTGATGCTTCATATGCCGATGTCTTTAAAAATAGAGATCCCCGCATGACGCAGACTATATTGGTGCCTGGTGATAAGTGGGGAGGGCGTTTCGATGGAAGGCCAATCGCGCAAAACACAGATCCGACAATTTTTCAAGTGCCTAAGTTTAGCCAAGATGGGCGAGGATCGGTTACGACAACAGGCTATTATTACAAGAAATATGTTGAGCCTACGGCGGTTCCAAATTATAACCGAGATGATAACGATATTCACCATATTCGCTATGCCGAAGTATTATTAAACTACGCGGAAGCGCGTCTGGAGCAAAATAAACTTACGCAGGCCGATGTTGATATATCGATCAACCTGCTGCGTGATCGTGTCGGAATGAAGCGGATGGAGCTTTCATTTCTTGCGGAAAACGGCCTGGATGTCCGCGAAGAAGTCCGCCGGGAACGGCGTGTGGAGCTTGCCTTAGAAGGACACCGGTATTTCGATGTTAGGCGTTGGAAGCAAGGAGAACTTCTGGGGAATGATATCGAGGGCGTGAAAGCCGCCTGGTTCCCACAGCTAAGTTCATCCACTTTTCGCAAGAGCGCCGATGGCTATCTATCCGTCCAGTGGAATCGTGCATTCGAGAGTCCTAAAAACTACTTGTGGCCCGTGCCTCAAACACAATATGATCGCAACAATAACCTCGGGCAGAATCCCGGCTGGTAGGATAGCGTGCTTTATCTAACTTTTCCCTGGATGTTGTCCTTGGCTGGATCATCCAGGGGAATTATTTATTTTTTATGCGTAGAGAACTATATAAATACCTCTTGGGTTGCATATCATTCGCTTTTTATTGTTTTGCGCTGTATGCGCAACCGGCTAAAACGATGCTTCCCGACAGTGGAATCAAGGTGATGACCTATAATATCCACCACGCCAATCCACCGTCTAAAGATTCATTAATTGATATGGACGCCATTGTTAAGGTTATTCGCGCCCAATCACCCGATCTCGTAGCCTTGCAAGAAGTAGATCAACTAACAGAGCGGAGTGGAAAAATAGATCAAGCAAAATATATCGCCGAGAAATTGGGAATGCACTATTTTTACGCCAAGGCCATGGATTATGATGGTGGTGCATATGGGCAGGCGATACTTTCTAAGTTTCCGATCAAGGCTACCGCGGTAAGACGTTTACCGTCGACAGCTGAACCGCGCAGTGAGCCGCGTATCCTAGGCGAGGCCATTATCCAATTACCAAATGGTAAAAGTTTGCGGTTTGCAACAGTACACCTCGATGCGCAAAAAAACGATACCAACCGCATTTTACAAGCAAAGGCTATCATAAGCTTGCTGGCCAATGACGAAACGCCCATGATTATCGCCGGTGATTTTAATGCGGTTCGTTCGAGCGAGGCTATGCATATATTAGATGCCGGATTTGAGCATAGTTGTACCGAGTGTGACTTTACCATACCAGTATTAAGCCCCAACAAAACCATCGATTTTATATTGCTTGATAAACGTAAATCTTGGTCTGTGTTATCGCATAAAACAATCAAAGAAACCTATGCGTCTGATCACTTTCCTGTTGTAACGGTATTGAAATAAATTGAAACAGTAGAAGCGGACGGACCTCACGCTTTCCGCTTCTTCTTTCATTTTACGTATATTCGCATCAAACTCACTGTTGTAGTTACCCTTCACTAGTAAAAGAAATTGCGATGTTTAAACCAGATATCAGTAAGAGTAATGTGTGGATCCTCAAGCTCGTATTGTTGTTGTCTCTGTTTAGCGCCTACACTTTTGGACAAGTGCCGAAAGATGCCATGCCGGCACACGCTACATTAACCATAGATTCGCATGTGCTGGGTGAACAGCGACGAATCAATGTGTGGCTGCCGGAAGAATACCCCAGCGGTGGTGACGAGTTACCGATTTTATACATGGCCGATGGTGGAATAGCGGAAGACTTTCCGCACCTCGCCAATACCTTGGCCGATTTGATTGCAAATCAAGTTATTCCTCCCATGATGCTGGTTGGCATAGAAAATATTCAACGAAGAAAAGATCTTACCGGACCAACTACCGTAAAAGAGGATTTGCAAATTGCGCCGGTTGTCGGTCATTCCGCTTTATTTCGTTCGTTTATCGCAACGGAATTAATGCCTGAGGTAGAAATGCGATATCGGCATAATGGCAAAAAGGGACTTATCGGCGAGTCGCTTGCCGGGCTTTTTGTCATAGAGACTTTTCTGATAGAACCACAGTTATTCGACTACTATATCGCTTTTGATCCCTCGTTGTGGTGGAATAAGCACCATTTACTAGATCAATCGACGAGCTATCTTGCTAAATTTCCGCAACAGGAAAAGAAATTGTGGTTTGCCAGTTCACATACGGAAGAAATTTATGGTTACAGCAAACAATTTGCTGAGCGGCTTACGCGGGCAAAGCTGCCTGCGCTTGATTGGGTATATTGTGATGAGCCGGCAGAGCAGCACCATACCATATTTCGTGCCACCGAGGAAAAAGCGTTGCGCTGGATGTTTGAAGTTAAGTAGGGGAGTGAAGACATTTCGTGAATTAAACCCACTAAGTATGGAATTTCCAGCCATATTCAATCAGCGATTTCCAAAATATACCAAACAGGTACAGGCCGATACCGTGCAGATCAATCTGTTGGATTGCCTCGTTATACTGTTATTGCAGTTACTAATGCTCGTTGCTGTAGGTCGTATTTTTAGTTTTGTCAGCCTTTTTTACACGCTTGGCGTGCTGCTGATGAAAGTAAAGCCTTATCACATCGTCCGGCAGGTCAAAATGGCTCGTTGGTTTAGCACAGCGCTTATTTTATGTGATATTAGTATTTTCAGTAGCCTATC
Coding sequences within it:
- a CDS encoding RagB/SusD family nutrient uptake outer membrane protein, encoding MTIPYKKYSRLAILLIGVGLLSSCSDFLDRVPQDEIVNETYWKTQEHLEMAATGIYSRVKAKNVVDMENLAENTMWPSTNQYKDIGSGVFPVTQPTVNSEWANMYRDIRECNAFLENYQGATETDPGAKERLAAEVRVIRALAYSFLTSFYGDIPLITKSLNPDDPELYAGRDPQSQVVDFLLQELDAAAAVLPAAIPTGENLGRVSRGTALALKSRIALTHGRFELAEQAAKAVMDLGVYELYTNGDPKTAYWELFTRAGKLSAGRNKETIFARLHLADVIMHNLSREIQVPDQFARFVPTRSLVESYLCADGLPIEKSPLYSDASYADVFKNRDPRMTQTILVPGDKWGGRFDGRPIAQNTDPTIFQVPKFSQDGRGSVTTTGYYYKKYVEPTAVPNYNRDDNDIHHIRYAEVLLNYAEARLEQNKLTQADVDISINLLRDRVGMKRMELSFLAENGLDVREEVRRERRVELALEGHRYFDVRRWKQGELLGNDIEGVKAAWFPQLSSSTFRKSADGYLSVQWNRAFESPKNYLWPVPQTQYDRNNNLGQNPGW
- a CDS encoding endonuclease/exonuclease/phosphatase family protein codes for the protein MRRELYKYLLGCISFAFYCFALYAQPAKTMLPDSGIKVMTYNIHHANPPSKDSLIDMDAIVKVIRAQSPDLVALQEVDQLTERSGKIDQAKYIAEKLGMHYFYAKAMDYDGGAYGQAILSKFPIKATAVRRLPSTAEPRSEPRILGEAIIQLPNGKSLRFATVHLDAQKNDTNRILQAKAIISLLANDETPMIIAGDFNAVRSSEAMHILDAGFEHSCTECDFTIPVLSPNKTIDFILLDKRKSWSVLSHKTIKETYASDHFPVVTVLK
- a CDS encoding alpha/beta hydrolase, which translates into the protein MFKPDISKSNVWILKLVLLLSLFSAYTFGQVPKDAMPAHATLTIDSHVLGEQRRINVWLPEEYPSGGDELPILYMADGGIAEDFPHLANTLADLIANQVIPPMMLVGIENIQRRKDLTGPTTVKEDLQIAPVVGHSALFRSFIATELMPEVEMRYRHNGKKGLIGESLAGLFVIETFLIEPQLFDYYIAFDPSLWWNKHHLLDQSTSYLAKFPQQEKKLWFASSHTEEIYGYSKQFAERLTRAKLPALDWVYCDEPAEQHHTIFRATEEKALRWMFEVK